In Populus trichocarpa isolate Nisqually-1 chromosome 16, P.trichocarpa_v4.1, whole genome shotgun sequence, a genomic segment contains:
- the LOC112324469 gene encoding 11-beta-hydroxysteroid dehydrogenase-like 4A, with amino-acid sequence MMILMHRALNIVFPLAILILLLIILPPYLVFKLLSYIKRSIFSENVAGKVVLITGASSGIGEDLAYEYAVRGARLALVARREDRLRAVADKARNLGSPDVFQVRADISKVEDCRRIIDETLNHFGQLDHLVNNAGISQAAYFEDCTEVSDLTHIMDVNFWGSTFCSRFAIPHLKRSKGKIVVISSIAPWSLTPKLSVYNASKAALISFYGTLRLEIGSHIGITIVMPGLIDTEMTSPSSLAKYSVKYCPPNEPANQCAKAIVKSTCRGDRYLTEPSWWNALFMFKSLCPEALDLILCWAFMVNGAQKERRI; translated from the exons ATGATGATCTTGATGCACAGAGCGTTGAATATTGTGTTTCCTCTTGCGATACTCATTTTACTCCTGATAATTCTACCACCTTATCTTGTGTTCAAGTTGCTGAGCTACATTAAAAGATCCATATTCAGTGAGAATGTGGCCGGAAAAGTTGTTCTCATCACTGGAGCATCTTCTGGCATTGGTGAG GATCTTGCTTACGAATATGCTGTAAGAGGAGCTAGATTGGCCCTTGTTGCAAGAAGAGAAGACCGTCTTAGAGCAGTTGCTGATAAAGCCCGTAATCTGGGTTCGCCAGATGTTTTTCAGGTCCGTGCGGACATTTCTAAGGTTGAAGACTGCAGACGAATCATTGATGAGACGTTGAACCACTTTGGCCAAC TTGATCATTTGGTTAATAACGCTGGGATTTCTCAAGCTGCGTATTTCGAAGATTGCACTGAAGTCTCTGATTTGACTCATATTATG GATGTAAATTTCTGGGGCTCAACATTTTGCTCGCGTTTTGCTATTCCACATCTAAAGAGAAGCAAAGGGAAAATTGTTGTGATATCATCGATAGCTCCTTGGTCTCTAACACCAAAATTAAGCGTCTACAAT GCAAGTAAGGCGGCTTTAATAAGCTTTTATGGCACCTTGAGGCTTGAGATCGGTTCGCATATTGGTATAACAATCGTGATGCCTGGGTTGATCGATACAGAAATGACCTCACCTTCTTCGCTAGCCAAG TATTCTGTCAAGTATTGTCCACCAAATGAGCCGGCAAATCAATGTGCTAAGGCAATTGTGAAGAGCACCTGCCGTGGCGACAGATACTTGACCGAGCCATCTTGGTGGAACGCTTTGTTTATGTTCAAATCGTTATGTCCAGAAGCATTGGATTTGATTTTGTGCTGGGCTTTTATGGTTAATGGAGCACAAAAGGAAAGACGAATATAA
- the LOC7468945 gene encoding 11-beta-hydroxysteroid dehydrogenase-like 4A, with product MATTSIHRLLNIVFPLTIIISILVILPPYLVFKLLSYIKRSMFTENVAGKVVLITGASSGIGEGLAYEYARRGARLALVARREDRLREVADKAHELGSPEAFVIRADVAKVEDCKRIVDEAVNHFGQLDHLVSNAGILRAELFENCKLSDFAPILDVNFLGATYCARFAIPVLRKSKGKIVAITSVAAWSPAPRATFYNASKAALVSFFETLRVECDSHIGITIVLPGLIESEMTVPDSLSKFQAKLVPPIESTRQCAEAIVHSACRGDMYLTEPSWSNALFMLKLLCPELFDWFYRWNFMSGPKIDQL from the exons ATGGCAACGACTTCGATTCACAGATTGTTGAATATAGTGTTTCCTCTTACGATAATCATTTCAATCCTAGTAATCTTACCGCCATACCTCGTGTTCAAGTTGCTAAGTTACATAAAAAGATCTATGTTCACTGAAAATGTGGCTGGAAAAGTTGTGCTCATCACTGGAGCATCTTCTGGCATTGGTGAG GGTCTTGCATACGAGTATGCTAGACGAGGAGCTAGATTAGCCCTTGTTGCAAGAAGAGAAGACCGTCTTAGAGAAGTCGCCGATAAAGCCCATGAGCTGGGTTCACCGGAGGCTTTTGTCATCCGCGCTGATGTTGCCAAGGTTGAAGATTGCAAACGTATTGTAGATGAGGCAGTGAACCACTTCGGTCAAC TGGATCATTTGGTTAGTAACGCCGGGATTTTGCGGGCTGAGTTGTTCGAAAATTGCAAGCTGTCTGATTTCGCTCCTATCTTG GATGTCAATTTCTTGGGGGCAACATATTGCGCTCGCTTTGCTATTCCAGTCCTGAGGAAAAGCAAAGGGAAGATTGTTGCGATTACATCCGTGGCAGCTTGGTCACCAGCTCCAAGGGCAACCTTCTACAAT GCAAGCAAGGCAGCCTTGGTAAGCTTTTTTGAGACACTCAGAGTTGAATGCGATTCCCATATTGGTATAACAATAGTGCTTCCAGGATTGATCGAGTCAGAAATGACTGTGCCTGATTCACTGTCAAAG TTTCAAGCCAAGTTGGTCCCACCGATTGAGTCAACAAGACAATGTGCCGAAGCAATTGTGCACAGCGCTTGCCGTGGCGACATGTACTTGACAGAGCCATCTTGGTCGAATGCTCTTTTTATGCTCAAGCTGCTATGTCCTGAATTATTTGACTGGTTTTATCGTTGGAATTTTATGAGTGGACCTAAGATTGATCAGCTGTAA